One stretch of Micromonospora cremea DNA includes these proteins:
- a CDS encoding integrase core domain-containing protein has protein sequence MEILALRHQITVLERQLGKEKVRLDASDRAFLAFLLHRLPRDVLRRLRLLVRPDTVLRWHRDLLARRHAVASRPKRPGRPRTVRSIRALVLRLARENPSWGYRRLHGELLVLGVKVAASTVWEILQEAGIDPAPERAASTWADFLRSQADALLACDFLETFTLTGTRMYVFAAIEHASRRIRVLGATAHPTASWVVQAAKNLVMDLEDTGCRARFIIRDRDAKFPEMFDAILADAGIDVVLSGIQMPRMNSIMERWVQTCRRELLDRTLNWSQPHLLHALREFEQFYNGHRPHQGIANARPVCPLPAQIADPNKITRLDIRRRDRLGGILHEYRHAA, from the coding sequence GTGGAGATCCTTGCCCTGCGCCATCAGATCACGGTGCTGGAGCGCCAACTGGGCAAGGAGAAGGTGCGCCTCGACGCGAGTGATCGGGCGTTCCTGGCGTTCCTGCTGCACCGGCTGCCGCGCGACGTGCTGCGGCGGTTGCGGTTGCTAGTGCGCCCCGACACGGTGCTGCGCTGGCATCGCGATCTGCTGGCCCGCCGGCACGCAGTTGCCTCCCGGCCCAAGCGCCCGGGCCGGCCGCGCACGGTTCGTTCCATACGTGCCCTGGTACTGCGCCTGGCTCGGGAGAATCCCAGCTGGGGCTACCGGCGTCTGCACGGCGAACTGCTGGTGCTAGGGGTGAAGGTGGCCGCGTCGACCGTATGGGAGATCTTGCAGGAGGCCGGGATCGACCCGGCGCCCGAGCGGGCGGCCAGTACCTGGGCCGACTTCCTTCGGTCCCAAGCCGACGCCCTCCTGGCCTGCGACTTCCTGGAAACGTTCACCCTCACCGGGACACGGATGTACGTGTTCGCGGCGATCGAGCACGCCAGCCGCAGGATCCGGGTCCTGGGAGCTACCGCGCACCCGACCGCCTCCTGGGTGGTGCAAGCCGCGAAGAACCTCGTCATGGACCTCGAGGACACCGGCTGCCGGGCACGCTTCATAATCCGCGACCGCGACGCCAAGTTCCCCGAGATGTTCGACGCCATCCTCGCCGACGCGGGCATCGACGTCGTACTCAGCGGCATCCAGATGCCAAGAATGAACTCAATCATGGAACGCTGGGTACAGACCTGCCGTCGCGAACTACTGGACCGCACCTTGAACTGGAGCCAGCCGCACCTGCTCCACGCGCTGCGCGAGTTCGAACAGTTCTACAACGGACACCGCCCGCATCAGGGCATCGCCAACGCCCGCCCGGTGTGCCCGTTGCCAGCGCAGATCGCCGACCCGAACAAGATAACCCGCCTCGACATACGACGACGCGATCGCCTCGGCGGCATCCTCCACGAGTACCGACATGCCGCCTGA
- a CDS encoding bacterial Ig-like domain-containing protein, with translation MALLSTGLAVVNVETALAAGPNAATEALAAIDIPNSDDVRGDVYLPLKVGDADVTWKSSNPRIVSDRANGKIAAGVVSRPAAGSEPANVILTACTVVDSAHGCRDIELTVRPSIGDMAEFTGYGMYTFQNSASEKIYGASSVGNDALTWEAINSGNPVFTSALGSTGLRDPSIVRSPEGDKFYLVATDLWTQDPNFNAKGGWGWAQTGGSQYIEVWESTDLKTWSNQRHVLVNTSPETGMTFAPEAIWDPELGQYIVYWSSAIYPEGTYYTTDLTDPNRRDTDSMKWGRNVTYYTTTRDFVHFSESKRMYDRCGSNGCDWDYGYGNLDPVIVYNPDDGYYYRAVQDRWDKIFERLYPNCLQTTTDLYIERSRSILADAQDWQLIAGCLTINAINGAGLGTASYNEGPNVVKTNPGDVNGQGFYMMADGGWTGTDGVRHRGLQPYFATDITTGNFAASLKWNPPIFTGQTSARAAHGNVFSLTAAEHAAFRGADLESLLVTKAPDKTTYASGEALDTTGLEVAATYSDGKPGIEIAEGFGGYSVSGYDPDKAGTQQVTVSFTVADTTRTAAFQVTVQPGEPKVEVKVLKAMIAAADGLVGNLGGFTDASADALRQALSDAKATYADRKNESQAQLDNASSDLRTALNGLVAKAPVADKSVLQHVYDSVKKLSNSGIKYTAASWSNLQAEISDAKRVLDNSSATQTEISRAVEDLTSAVTGLSPAPPAPVR, from the coding sequence ATGGCGTTGCTGTCGACCGGGTTGGCCGTCGTCAATGTTGAGACGGCGCTCGCGGCTGGACCTAATGCTGCCACCGAGGCCCTGGCCGCCATCGACATCCCGAATTCAGATGATGTGCGAGGGGATGTCTATCTGCCGCTGAAGGTCGGCGACGCCGATGTGACTTGGAAGTCATCCAATCCGCGCATTGTGAGTGACAGGGCTAACGGCAAGATCGCCGCGGGTGTCGTCAGCCGGCCTGCGGCGGGAAGTGAGCCCGCAAACGTCATCCTGACTGCCTGTACGGTCGTTGACTCTGCTCACGGCTGCCGCGACATCGAGTTGACGGTCAGGCCGTCGATAGGTGACATGGCGGAATTCACCGGCTACGGCATGTACACATTCCAGAATTCCGCCTCAGAGAAGATCTACGGGGCGAGCAGCGTTGGGAACGATGCTCTCACGTGGGAGGCCATCAATTCTGGCAACCCTGTGTTCACGTCAGCCCTCGGCTCCACCGGACTGCGTGATCCGTCGATCGTGCGGTCGCCGGAAGGGGACAAGTTCTATCTCGTGGCCACGGACCTGTGGACGCAGGATCCGAACTTCAACGCCAAGGGCGGCTGGGGATGGGCCCAGACGGGCGGCAGCCAGTACATCGAAGTATGGGAATCAACCGACCTGAAGACTTGGTCGAACCAGCGGCACGTGCTGGTGAACACCTCTCCCGAGACTGGCATGACCTTCGCCCCCGAGGCCATCTGGGATCCGGAGTTGGGTCAGTACATCGTCTACTGGTCGTCGGCCATCTATCCCGAGGGCACGTACTACACAACAGATCTCACCGATCCGAATCGCAGGGACACTGATTCGATGAAGTGGGGCCGTAATGTCACGTACTACACAACTACGCGCGATTTCGTGCATTTCTCGGAATCCAAGCGGATGTACGACCGTTGCGGCAGTAATGGCTGTGACTGGGATTACGGGTACGGGAATCTTGACCCAGTGATTGTATACAACCCCGACGACGGCTACTACTACCGTGCCGTCCAGGACCGTTGGGACAAGATCTTCGAGAGGCTTTACCCCAACTGCCTGCAGACGACCACCGACCTGTACATCGAGCGCTCCCGCTCGATTCTCGCCGACGCGCAGGACTGGCAGTTGATCGCAGGATGCCTGACGATCAACGCGATCAACGGCGCTGGCCTTGGGACCGCCTCCTACAACGAGGGCCCCAATGTGGTGAAGACCAACCCGGGTGACGTCAACGGTCAGGGTTTCTACATGATGGCCGACGGTGGCTGGACGGGTACTGACGGCGTTCGCCATCGGGGCCTCCAGCCGTATTTCGCGACTGACATCACAACGGGCAACTTCGCGGCCTCGCTTAAGTGGAATCCCCCGATCTTCACTGGGCAGACCTCCGCTCGAGCCGCACATGGCAACGTGTTCTCGCTAACCGCTGCCGAACACGCGGCGTTCCGTGGCGCGGACCTGGAGTCGCTGTTGGTGACGAAGGCGCCGGACAAGACCACGTATGCCTCGGGTGAGGCTCTGGACACCACTGGCCTGGAAGTGGCGGCGACGTACTCCGACGGCAAGCCTGGGATCGAGATCGCCGAAGGTTTCGGTGGCTACTCGGTGTCCGGCTACGATCCGGACAAGGCGGGAACCCAGCAGGTGACGGTCTCCTTCACGGTGGCCGACACCACCCGGACCGCAGCCTTCCAGGTGACTGTGCAGCCTGGCGAGCCGAAGGTGGAAGTGAAGGTGCTGAAGGCCATGATCGCGGCAGCCGACGGCTTGGTCGGGAACCTCGGCGGGTTCACGGATGCGTCAGCTGACGCGTTGCGCCAGGCGTTGTCGGATGCAAAGGCCACCTACGCTGACCGGAAGAACGAGTCTCAGGCTCAACTCGACAACGCGTCGTCGGATCTTCGGACGGCGTTGAACGGGCTGGTTGCGAAGGCCCCAGTTGCTGACAAGTCGGTGTTGCAGCATGTGTACGACAGCGTGAAGAAGCTGTCGAATTCCGGCATCAAGTACACCGCCGCGTCCTGGTCCAACCTCCAGGCCGAGATCTCCGACGCCAAGCGGGTGCTCGACAACTCGTCGGCCACGCAAACGGAGATCAGCCGGGCGGTCGAGGATCTGACCTCGGCAGTGACCGGCCTATCGCCGGCCCCGCCGGCGCCGGTGAGGTGA
- a CDS encoding SRPBCC domain-containing protein, with amino-acid sequence MTMTTTLTEADGGTDVLIVHEGVPDVISPEANEVGTRMALDNLAALVERG; translated from the coding sequence ATGACGATGACGACCACCCTTACCGAGGCCGATGGGGGCACCGACGTCCTCATCGTCCACGAGGGAGTGCCCGACGTCATCTCACCCGAAGCCAACGAGGTGGGAACTCGCATGGCGCTGGACAACCTCGCCGCCCTCGTCGAACGCGGCTGA
- a CDS encoding LacI family DNA-binding transcriptional regulator, with protein MTDVARLAGVSHQTVSRVLNGHPNVREKTRLRVQAAIAELGYRPNRAARALVTGRSQVIGVVAQNTTLYGPASLLAALEQAAAEAGFAVSVGSVRNLDHQSISAAVERHLGHRVAGIVVIAPVESAGEALERLPKDVPLVTIDGDPQRPVPLVTVDQVAGARAATQHLLEAGHRTVWHVSGPPGWFDSAGRIEGWREALQAAGAEVPPLLPADWSAAAGYRCGQMLARMPEVTAVFAANDHLALGVLRAVHEHGRRVPDDISVVGFDDVPEASFFIPPLTTIQPDFAAVARASLEMLLTQIETDTVGALRQTIAPTLVARQSVAGPARR; from the coding sequence ATGACGGACGTGGCTCGCCTCGCCGGTGTCTCCCATCAGACGGTGTCACGGGTGCTTAACGGGCATCCCAACGTGCGCGAAAAGACCCGCCTGCGGGTGCAGGCCGCGATCGCCGAACTCGGCTATCGCCCCAACCGCGCGGCGCGCGCGCTGGTCACCGGTCGATCGCAGGTGATCGGCGTGGTGGCCCAGAACACCACCCTCTACGGTCCGGCGTCGCTGCTCGCCGCCCTCGAACAGGCGGCTGCCGAGGCGGGCTTCGCGGTCAGCGTCGGCAGCGTGCGCAACCTCGACCACCAGTCCATCTCCGCGGCGGTGGAGCGGCACCTGGGGCACCGGGTCGCCGGCATCGTCGTGATCGCGCCGGTCGAATCGGCCGGTGAGGCGCTGGAGCGCCTACCCAAGGATGTTCCGCTGGTCACCATCGACGGCGACCCGCAGCGGCCGGTGCCGCTGGTGACGGTCGATCAGGTCGCCGGTGCCCGGGCCGCCACACAGCATTTGCTCGAGGCGGGGCACCGGACGGTCTGGCACGTGTCCGGGCCGCCGGGCTGGTTCGACAGCGCCGGTCGCATCGAAGGCTGGCGGGAGGCGTTGCAGGCGGCGGGCGCGGAGGTGCCGCCCTTGCTGCCGGCGGACTGGTCCGCGGCGGCCGGGTACCGGTGCGGGCAGATGTTGGCCCGGATGCCGGAGGTCACCGCCGTCTTCGCGGCCAACGATCACCTGGCCCTCGGTGTGCTGCGCGCCGTGCACGAACACGGCCGGCGGGTGCCGGACGACATCAGCGTGGTCGGTTTCGACGACGTGCCGGAGGCCTCGTTCTTCATCCCACCGCTGACCACCATCCAGCCGGACTTCGCGGCGGTGGCCCGGGCGAGTCTGGAGATGCTGCTCACCCAGATCGAGACGGACACCGTCGGTGCGTTGCGCCAGACCATCGCGCCGACCCTGGTCGCCCGGCAGAGCGTGGCGGGGCCGGCCCGCCGTTGA
- a CDS encoding immunoglobulin-like domain-containing protein has protein sequence MHHFALDETSGTTLVNSGSAGSAANATLVNPEKATLTGKGVRFNPDSYESALNGAYVALPKDITAGMSNLTVDYDVWIDPANVGEHQMWGFGAKSGSCDVDTGAQGSIFASNTQRFRVAVGSANLQQTRVRMPEGAWTHVTFTQSLNPNGTSWTGRLYLDGVLHAMSTNLTTPPSVNAAGTNCNFLARSQTSGHYSFRGTIRDFRVYDRAVSLDETLALAERTVSTGVHADADAIDLGLTSAIVRDITLPKVGSVAGSAITWTSSDPSVVAIYTPPAVASARKVAVTGRITRPAQGQPDATATLTATVRKGTNQVTTREIPIVVKAEFDDAQAVDRDRFDLTLYDTDDVRGNINLPANGEFGSKITWTSTTELVTPTGEVTRPAFGRADVAATLTSTITKGSASQTRSFPVTITAMPRSEEYERYFMGYFKGEGIADGEQIMFATSNGNTALDWTGLTGGWPSLTSQLGDQGLRDPHIVRSPGGDTYYMIATDLNWYDQGGYAINDTQYIEVFESHDLVHWTPQRHVKVAPDNAGNAFAPESLWVDEIGAYAVFWAQSLWNDPVNRTGQGNAQMWYTTTRDFQTFSGPKVWQNPAPKSRIDTTAIRVGDYYYRVTKNEAGNQGSDIFSEKHTDFLDSNIDNWKLVAPALGRTTWVANQGYEGPVIFKANPGDTSCPGQFYLWGDRYTNGGGYQAACHENIEAPTWNAKAITMTNAGVVRPRHGTVIPLTLREWNDIRKIPNSDVTTTTEVAVEPYASGAQTTTATATVKAADGFETGGQVRFSIGSWSKLAYLNDGAATVTLPTGLPAGARTVKAEYLGFDYLKASEGTASFKVPSGPAAVKVQARTAPASVVRGDTFSLNVTVGPAGGQKQQAPTPTGEVTVTFGGTVQVVPLTDGKAIVTPQTADLQPGRYRVHVAYSGNPTYQPYAANYQNLTVR, from the coding sequence GTGCACCACTTCGCCCTCGACGAGACCAGTGGGACGACGCTGGTCAACTCGGGTAGCGCGGGCTCGGCGGCGAACGCCACGCTCGTGAATCCGGAGAAGGCGACGTTGACCGGGAAGGGAGTCAGGTTCAACCCCGACTCCTACGAGAGCGCCCTCAACGGTGCGTACGTGGCCCTGCCGAAAGACATCACCGCCGGCATGTCGAACCTCACCGTCGACTATGACGTGTGGATTGACCCGGCGAACGTCGGCGAGCACCAGATGTGGGGCTTCGGCGCCAAGTCCGGCTCGTGCGACGTCGACACCGGCGCCCAAGGCTCCATCTTCGCGTCGAACACCCAGCGGTTCCGCGTCGCGGTGGGTTCGGCGAACCTCCAACAGACCCGGGTCCGCATGCCCGAGGGAGCGTGGACGCACGTCACCTTCACCCAGTCACTGAACCCGAACGGCACGAGCTGGACCGGCAGGCTCTACCTCGACGGCGTGCTGCACGCGATGTCGACGAACCTGACCACGCCGCCTTCGGTGAACGCAGCGGGGACCAACTGCAACTTCCTCGCTCGCTCGCAGACGTCGGGCCACTACTCATTCCGCGGAACGATCCGGGACTTCCGGGTCTACGACCGAGCAGTGAGCCTCGATGAGACACTCGCCTTGGCGGAAAGGACCGTCTCCACTGGCGTTCACGCCGACGCCGACGCCATCGACCTCGGCCTGACCAGTGCGATCGTACGCGACATCACTCTGCCCAAGGTGGGCTCCGTGGCGGGCTCGGCCATCACGTGGACGAGTTCGGACCCGTCGGTCGTCGCGATCTACACCCCGCCAGCCGTCGCCAGCGCACGCAAAGTTGCGGTGACCGGCAGGATCACCCGCCCCGCGCAGGGGCAGCCGGACGCGACGGCCACGCTCACGGCGACTGTCCGCAAGGGCACCAATCAGGTCACCACACGGGAGATCCCCATCGTGGTGAAGGCCGAGTTCGACGACGCGCAGGCGGTCGACCGTGACAGGTTCGACCTGACCCTGTACGACACCGACGACGTGCGCGGAAACATCAACCTCCCTGCCAACGGCGAGTTCGGATCCAAGATCACCTGGACGTCGACCACCGAGCTCGTCACCCCGACGGGTGAGGTGACCCGCCCGGCCTTCGGCCGTGCGGATGTTGCCGCCACCCTGACGTCGACCATCACCAAGGGTTCAGCCTCGCAGACGAGGTCGTTCCCGGTGACCATCACCGCCATGCCCCGCTCCGAGGAGTACGAGCGGTACTTCATGGGGTACTTCAAGGGCGAGGGAATCGCCGACGGTGAACAGATCATGTTCGCAACGTCCAACGGAAACACCGCTCTGGACTGGACCGGTCTGACCGGAGGCTGGCCGTCGCTCACTTCCCAGCTGGGCGACCAGGGCCTTCGTGACCCGCACATCGTCCGCTCACCCGGCGGCGACACGTACTACATGATCGCCACCGACCTGAACTGGTACGACCAGGGCGGATACGCCATCAACGACACCCAGTACATCGAGGTGTTCGAGTCGCACGACCTCGTGCACTGGACTCCTCAGCGGCACGTGAAGGTCGCGCCCGACAACGCGGGCAACGCCTTCGCGCCCGAGTCGCTGTGGGTCGACGAGATCGGCGCCTACGCCGTGTTCTGGGCACAGTCGCTGTGGAACGACCCCGTGAACCGCACCGGTCAGGGGAACGCGCAGATGTGGTACACCACGACGCGCGACTTCCAGACGTTCTCCGGTCCCAAGGTCTGGCAGAACCCGGCCCCTAAGTCGCGGATCGACACGACCGCGATCCGGGTCGGTGACTACTACTACCGCGTGACCAAGAACGAGGCCGGCAACCAGGGCTCGGACATCTTCTCCGAGAAGCACACCGACTTCCTGGACAGCAACATCGACAACTGGAAGTTGGTCGCTCCGGCTCTGGGCCGCACGACCTGGGTCGCCAATCAGGGGTACGAGGGGCCGGTCATTTTCAAGGCCAACCCTGGTGACACCTCCTGCCCCGGCCAGTTCTACCTCTGGGGTGACCGGTACACGAACGGCGGTGGATACCAGGCCGCGTGCCACGAGAACATCGAAGCTCCGACCTGGAACGCCAAGGCGATCACGATGACGAACGCGGGTGTTGTCCGTCCGCGCCACGGCACCGTGATCCCGCTCACCCTCCGCGAGTGGAACGACATCCGAAAGATCCCGAACAGCGACGTCACGACCACCACTGAGGTGGCTGTCGAGCCGTACGCGAGCGGGGCCCAGACGACCACGGCCACCGCCACGGTCAAGGCAGCCGACGGGTTCGAGACCGGCGGTCAGGTGCGGTTCAGCATCGGCTCGTGGTCGAAGCTCGCCTACCTGAACGACGGCGCGGCCACGGTCACGCTGCCGACGGGTCTGCCTGCGGGCGCCCGGACCGTTAAGGCCGAGTACCTCGGCTTCGACTACCTGAAGGCGTCGGAAGGTACGGCGTCGTTCAAGGTGCCCTCCGGCCCGGCCGCCGTCAAGGTCCAGGCGAGAACCGCGCCGGCATCGGTTGTCCGCGGGGACACGTTCAGCCTGAACGTGACGGTTGGGCCGGCGGGCGGGCAGAAGCAGCAGGCTCCGACCCCGACCGGCGAGGTCACCGTCACCTTCGGCGGCACCGTGCAGGTCGTACCACTGACGGACGGCAAGGCCATCGTCACACCGCAGACTGCCGATCTACAGCCCGGGAGGTACAGGGTCCACGTTGCCTACTCCGGCAACCCGACCTACCAGCCCTACGCCGCCAACTATCAGAATTTGACGGTGCGGTAG
- a CDS encoding family 43 glycosylhydrolase translates to MGQLTPIVPASAEKPVQPGTQGVGPQTPSAKVPLTGVDMAQTYVNPINLPGMAVRNIVGTMPATDANVANTSQIPASLNLETWTAASGRTLASRSTVGFTRISENSARTGADWSALNVDGTIYLYASGAMQNAPNNNRTVWSTTDYLTWTPHQMNLGLVAPTVVQIGDKFYMAGNNTPVYQADSPIGPWTSMGNFLRPTGQTLSVGDVQFFLDTDGRLYLTYNIGSPIMGAELDPNNPRQLIGDPVVLWTFDPLQEWQHIGDNKATYTHGYVEGSQLFKVGDTYYLSVASGGTEYTTYSTGVMSSDKPLSGFKVTQQNPIGYGNNHPSAVYPNAGHGSFVLDKSGNLVFFYTYVIAYEEFFERRLGMDICNVIPAGPQEGAIDCELSNTPQLAPGKKISGRDDVGLYNVATNSQVYWASSYAPGRNPYYGGDRSLSTWWEPADSDTAPTYIRGFGTVFHISAAQMQWKELGRAFTKDNAVQYTLEYKDIATNTWRPLVDRSTNTTAYTADYVTFDRVLTNAVRLKILGTTEDVKVGVHELNVFGENYNLVASKGMITP, encoded by the coding sequence GTGGGCCAACTGACACCAATTGTGCCGGCCTCGGCGGAGAAGCCCGTGCAGCCGGGGACGCAGGGCGTCGGACCCCAGACCCCGTCCGCCAAGGTGCCGCTGACTGGTGTCGACATGGCGCAGACGTATGTGAACCCGATTAATCTGCCCGGAATGGCGGTCCGCAACATCGTAGGGACGATGCCGGCCACGGACGCGAATGTTGCAAACACATCGCAAATTCCAGCCAGCTTGAACCTGGAGACGTGGACGGCAGCGTCCGGGCGGACTCTCGCGAGCCGATCCACCGTCGGTTTCACCAGGATTTCGGAGAACTCGGCCCGGACCGGGGCGGACTGGTCCGCGCTGAACGTCGACGGGACCATCTATCTCTACGCATCCGGCGCCATGCAGAACGCACCGAACAACAACCGCACGGTCTGGTCCACTACCGACTACCTCACGTGGACGCCCCATCAGATGAACCTGGGCCTGGTCGCACCAACCGTGGTGCAGATCGGCGACAAGTTCTACATGGCTGGCAACAACACGCCGGTCTATCAAGCGGACTCGCCCATTGGGCCGTGGACCAGCATGGGGAATTTCCTGCGCCCGACCGGCCAGACCCTGAGCGTCGGCGACGTGCAGTTCTTCCTTGACACGGACGGTCGGCTGTACTTGACGTACAACATCGGCTCGCCGATCATGGGCGCCGAACTCGACCCGAACAATCCTCGGCAGCTCATCGGCGACCCGGTCGTGCTGTGGACTTTTGACCCGCTCCAGGAGTGGCAGCACATCGGTGACAACAAGGCGACCTACACGCATGGGTACGTGGAGGGTTCGCAGCTGTTCAAGGTGGGGGATACGTATTACCTCTCGGTCGCGTCCGGTGGCACCGAGTACACCACGTACTCGACGGGGGTCATGTCGTCGGACAAACCGCTTTCAGGGTTCAAAGTAACGCAGCAGAACCCGATCGGCTACGGGAACAACCACCCCAGTGCGGTATATCCTAACGCCGGGCACGGCAGTTTTGTACTCGACAAGTCCGGTAACCTGGTGTTCTTCTACACCTATGTCATCGCATACGAGGAGTTCTTCGAGCGACGACTGGGAATGGACATCTGCAACGTAATTCCCGCTGGCCCGCAAGAGGGAGCAATCGATTGCGAGTTGTCCAACACGCCGCAACTGGCTCCCGGGAAGAAGATCTCGGGTAGGGACGACGTCGGGCTCTACAATGTGGCTACCAACAGCCAGGTGTACTGGGCAAGCAGCTATGCCCCCGGGCGCAATCCGTACTACGGAGGGGACCGATCCCTATCGACCTGGTGGGAGCCGGCTGACAGCGACACTGCGCCGACGTACATCAGGGGCTTCGGGACTGTCTTCCACATCTCTGCTGCGCAGATGCAGTGGAAGGAGCTCGGGCGCGCGTTCACAAAGGACAATGCCGTGCAGTACACGCTGGAGTACAAGGACATCGCTACGAACACGTGGCGGCCGCTGGTCGACAGGAGTACGAACACCACTGCGTACACGGCTGACTACGTCACCTTCGACCGGGTGCTGACGAACGCAGTCAGGCTGAAGATCCTGGGTACGACCGAGGACGTCAAGGTCGGAGTCCATGAGCTCAACGTGTTTGGGGAGAACTACAACCTGGTTGCCTCAAAGGGCATGATCACCCCTTAG
- a CDS encoding ABC transporter permease, whose translation MYVFAAVCAGVAGLMISSNVSAADANNAGLWTEMDAILAVVIGGTSLAGGRYSLTGTLLGALIIQTLTTTVYSMGIAPEITLVFKAVVVIAVCLLQAPKVRAALSRRGRRRQLPAEADAELAARRPAQTPTEPIAEKVAVS comes from the coding sequence GTGTACGTGTTCGCCGCGGTCTGCGCCGGGGTCGCCGGCCTGATGATCAGCTCCAACGTCAGCGCCGCCGACGCCAACAACGCCGGCCTGTGGACCGAAATGGACGCCATCCTCGCCGTCGTCATCGGCGGCACCTCACTGGCCGGCGGCCGCTACAGCCTCACCGGCACCCTGCTCGGCGCGCTCATCATCCAGACGCTCACCACCACGGTCTACAGCATGGGCATCGCGCCCGAGATCACGCTGGTCTTCAAGGCCGTCGTCGTCATCGCCGTGTGCCTGTTGCAGGCACCCAAGGTGCGAGCGGCCCTGAGCCGCCGCGGCCGGCGGCGGCAGCTGCCCGCGGAGGCGGACGCCGAACTCGCCGCCCGGCGGCCGGCGCAGACCCCGACCGAACCGATCGCCGAGAAGGTGGCCGTGTCATGA